One stretch of Halobaculum marinum DNA includes these proteins:
- a CDS encoding DUF5787 family protein, which translates to MFPGAGDSEFAFELLVCRWAELAWHPADGDRPVVVARQLGTRERRWDTVVLEVAPEVFATRRAFGERTLDSDLLRVVRGAPAEWAWYRDALDDPGFPWRYIREAIHRAAALDLIEKRSGPNGRIEFRRVREYPDWVERVIAIENKPDLDASAARALADQLRHDVESGLADEVWVATGTTGERVSPALLEDMPVEVGVLEFDFADGVDADAGEVVWHPTSLRADGDARTRLLLAERAYGKGWRSLRETMRPDCRHFEVRREGRALVPHCAAKGRVPTAAECKGGCAEFSPEPPQWRTNGWPIAGGPGKGVRELLERRRERERDRVDSE; encoded by the coding sequence GTGTTTCCGGGCGCCGGCGACAGCGAGTTCGCCTTCGAGTTGCTCGTGTGCCGTTGGGCGGAGTTAGCGTGGCATCCCGCCGACGGCGACCGGCCGGTCGTCGTCGCCCGCCAACTCGGCACGCGCGAGCGGCGGTGGGACACGGTCGTCCTCGAAGTCGCGCCCGAGGTGTTCGCGACTCGCCGCGCGTTCGGCGAGCGGACGCTCGACTCGGACCTCCTGCGCGTCGTCCGCGGCGCGCCCGCCGAGTGGGCGTGGTACCGCGACGCACTCGACGATCCGGGGTTCCCGTGGCGCTACATCCGCGAGGCGATTCACCGCGCCGCCGCCCTCGACCTGATCGAGAAGCGGAGCGGCCCCAACGGTCGGATCGAGTTCCGTCGCGTCCGCGAGTACCCCGACTGGGTCGAGCGGGTCATCGCCATCGAGAACAAGCCGGACCTCGACGCCAGCGCGGCGCGTGCGCTCGCGGACCAACTCCGCCACGACGTCGAGTCGGGCCTGGCCGACGAGGTGTGGGTCGCTACCGGGACGACCGGCGAACGCGTCTCGCCCGCGCTGTTGGAGGACATGCCCGTCGAGGTGGGCGTGCTGGAGTTCGACTTCGCCGACGGCGTCGACGCCGACGCCGGCGAGGTCGTGTGGCACCCGACGAGTCTCCGCGCCGACGGCGACGCCCGAACCAGACTCCTCCTCGCCGAACGCGCCTACGGGAAGGGGTGGCGCTCGCTCAGAGAGACGATGCGGCCGGACTGCCGCCACTTCGAGGTGCGCCGGGAGGGCCGCGCGCTGGTTCCGCACTGCGCGGCGAAAGGACGCGTTCCGACGGCCGCGGAGTGCAAGGGTGGGTGCGCGGAGTTCTCGCCGGAGCCACCGCAGTGGCGGACGAACGGCTGGCCGATAGCGGGCGGGCCGGGGAAGGGGGTCCGGGAGTTGCTCGAACGGCGTCGCGAGCGGGAGCGTGACCGCGTGGACAGCGAGTAG
- a CDS encoding enoyl-CoA hydratase/isomerase family protein, whose protein sequence is MTDWDTIRYEVADEVATITVDRPDKLNALNVETLEALQEAIAEAEAADVRALVLTGAGEKAFIAGADISYMKDLGTAEAQAYAELGHDIARSLETFPAPTIAAVNGYAFGGGCELALACDLRVAAENAIFGQTEIDLGIVPGWGGTQRLPRLVNDEVARRLILFGERIDATDAHEYGMVGEVVAHDQLDARVDDLTADLAAQPKFAVAAAKEAINQSHETGLGAGLEYEQRVFSGLFGTHDQREGMDAFVDKRDPEFE, encoded by the coding sequence ATGACCGACTGGGACACGATCCGGTACGAGGTCGCCGACGAGGTCGCGACGATCACCGTCGACCGCCCGGACAAGCTGAACGCGCTGAACGTCGAGACGCTGGAGGCGCTGCAGGAGGCCATCGCGGAGGCCGAGGCGGCCGACGTTCGCGCGCTCGTGTTGACGGGTGCGGGGGAGAAGGCGTTCATCGCGGGCGCCGACATCTCCTACATGAAGGACCTGGGGACGGCCGAGGCACAGGCGTACGCCGAGTTGGGCCACGACATCGCCCGGTCGCTGGAGACGTTCCCGGCGCCGACCATCGCTGCGGTGAACGGCTACGCCTTCGGTGGCGGCTGTGAACTCGCGTTGGCGTGTGACCTGCGTGTCGCCGCCGAGAACGCCATCTTCGGCCAGACGGAGATCGATCTGGGCATCGTCCCGGGGTGGGGCGGCACCCAGCGGCTCCCCCGACTCGTCAACGACGAGGTGGCGCGGCGGCTAATCCTGTTCGGCGAGCGCATCGACGCGACCGATGCCCACGAGTACGGGATGGTCGGCGAGGTCGTCGCTCACGACCAACTCGACGCGCGGGTCGACGACTTGACCGCGGATCTGGCGGCCCAGCCGAAGTTCGCCGTCGCCGCAGCCAAGGAGGCGATCAACCAGTCGCACGAGACGGGACTCGGCGCCGGGCTGGAGTACGAGCAGCGCGTGTTCTCGGGGCTGTTCGGGACCCACGACCAGCGCGAGGGGATGGACGCGTTCGTGGACAAGCGGGACCCCGAGTTCGAGTAA
- a CDS encoding uS10/mL48 family ribosomal protein, with the protein MTFVTKLRFQSGDRAALDDTVNSLRSMLERKGAECKGPHTEPAERVRVPLYEGLSSGDELGDWTFEVFARRLEIHGNDHIAREVGHMDFPDSVHVEIELEQKKPLGYRQN; encoded by the coding sequence ATGACCTTCGTAACCAAACTCCGCTTTCAGAGCGGCGACCGAGCCGCCCTCGACGACACGGTGAACAGCCTGCGGTCGATGCTCGAACGCAAGGGCGCCGAGTGCAAGGGCCCGCACACCGAACCAGCCGAACGCGTCCGCGTCCCGCTGTACGAGGGACTCTCCTCGGGCGACGAACTCGGCGACTGGACGTTCGAGGTGTTCGCGCGCCGCCTCGAAATCCACGGCAACGACCACATCGCCCGCGAGGTCGGCCACATGGACTTCCCCGACTCCGTCCACGTCGAGATCGAACTCGAACAGAAGAAGCCGCTCGGCTACCGGCAGAACTGA
- a CDS encoding DUF5797 family protein, translating to MSDLTDEELERLGDVVRLQPTKNSELGDRWGMDSGSDVHSYLEGHLKDYYYRDDNSLIRATPEAAELTGVEPGVVDDENDPNAVPERITVPELHWQVFAVVPDHDERSESVVSVLNKVREEFGVDPEAGDVRRALQSLRRKNVVEVVYRTVPTFKLAVPREDVEVVSEADA from the coding sequence ATGAGCGACCTCACCGACGAGGAGTTGGAGCGCCTCGGTGACGTGGTGCGACTCCAGCCGACGAAGAACAGCGAACTCGGCGACCGGTGGGGCATGGACAGCGGGAGCGACGTGCACAGCTACCTCGAAGGCCACCTGAAGGACTACTACTACCGCGACGACAACAGCCTCATCCGAGCGACGCCGGAGGCCGCGGAACTCACCGGCGTCGAACCCGGCGTCGTCGACGACGAGAACGACCCGAACGCGGTGCCCGAGCGGATCACCGTCCCCGAACTCCACTGGCAGGTGTTCGCGGTCGTCCCCGACCACGACGAGCGCTCGGAGTCGGTCGTCTCGGTGTTGAACAAGGTCCGCGAGGAGTTCGGTGTCGACCCCGAGGCGGGCGACGTGCGCCGCGCCCTCCAGAGTCTCCGCCGCAAGAACGTCGTCGAGGTCGTCTACCGGACGGTGCCGACGTTCAAACTCGCCGTCCCTCGCGAGGACGTCGAGGTCGTCTCCGAGGCCGACGCGTAA
- the trxA gene encoding thioredoxin, with the protein MSSQTGAGEPIHVESTEQFSDLTSDGIVLVDYYADWCGPCKMLEPTVEALAAEYDDLTVLKVDVDAFQGLAQKAGVRGIPALQFYADGEQAERLVGVQEKQNLERVIESLR; encoded by the coding sequence ATGAGCAGTCAAACTGGCGCCGGAGAGCCCATCCACGTCGAGAGCACCGAACAGTTCAGCGACCTGACGAGCGACGGCATCGTCCTCGTCGACTACTACGCCGACTGGTGTGGGCCGTGTAAGATGCTGGAGCCGACGGTGGAGGCGCTCGCCGCCGAATACGACGACCTCACCGTCCTGAAGGTGGACGTCGACGCGTTCCAGGGCCTCGCCCAGAAAGCCGGCGTCCGCGGCATCCCCGCGCTGCAGTTCTACGCCGACGGCGAGCAGGCCGAGCGACTCGTGGGCGTCCAGGAGAAGCAGAACCTGGAGCGCGTCATCGAGTCGCTCCGGTAA
- a CDS encoding inositol monophosphatase family protein, which produces MTDDTDGAVATAVEAAERGGALALDSFRSDLHVETKADGPMDAVTAVDRAVQRRVFELLSDAYPDDVFVGEEEEARKRVPDEGDAWVVDPIDGTVNYAAGNRVWMTSVARCRDGDPVAAANYAPAIDDLYVAGEEQTYRNGEAVSVSETTDTAAFTVNPVFGVSPRHKRSLRAVIETVLDRFGDLRRFGCAQAALSGVATGELEAAVSTVELNDWDTAAGVHLVRRAGGRVTDIHGDRWTPGSAGLIASNDAAHGVLVDAFDQTP; this is translated from the coding sequence ATGACCGACGACACCGACGGGGCGGTCGCGACGGCGGTCGAGGCCGCCGAGCGCGGGGGCGCGCTCGCGCTGGACTCGTTCCGTTCAGACCTCCACGTCGAGACGAAGGCGGACGGCCCGATGGATGCGGTCACGGCGGTCGACCGCGCCGTCCAACGACGCGTGTTCGAGTTGCTCTCCGACGCCTACCCCGACGACGTGTTCGTCGGCGAGGAAGAGGAGGCGCGCAAGCGCGTCCCCGACGAGGGAGACGCGTGGGTGGTCGATCCGATCGACGGGACGGTCAACTACGCCGCCGGCAACCGCGTCTGGATGACGAGCGTCGCCCGCTGTCGCGACGGCGACCCGGTCGCCGCGGCGAACTACGCCCCCGCAATCGACGACCTGTACGTCGCCGGCGAGGAACAGACGTACCGCAACGGCGAGGCGGTGTCAGTGAGCGAGACGACGGACACGGCGGCGTTCACGGTCAACCCCGTCTTCGGTGTCTCGCCGCGGCACAAGCGCTCCCTCAGAGCGGTGATCGAGACAGTGCTCGACCGCTTCGGCGACCTCCGTCGCTTCGGCTGTGCGCAGGCGGCGCTGTCGGGCGTGGCGACCGGCGAGTTGGAGGCGGCGGTCTCGACGGTCGAACTTAACGACTGGGACACCGCCGCTGGGGTCCACCTCGTCCGACGGGCAGGCGGTCGGGTGACGGACATTCACGGCGACCGGTGGACCCCGGGCTCGGCGGGACTGATCGCGTCGAACGACGCAGCCCACGGCGTGCTGGTCGACGCATTCGACCAGACGCCGTGA
- a CDS encoding dimethylarginine dimethylaminohydrolase family protein — MSTIERTVYHDRTPLPLERTALPARPDHDTVLLVAPTYFDVRYRINPYMGGRVNGARARSEWDRVRQTYERYAERVVVMDPDRYGTPDPSESGRGHVAPASLPDLVFAANLGVPTADGDGVVLARMATAERAGEPAHFARWCRAVGYDVFDLPGDAAFEGTGDAIWHPGRRLLWGGYGVRTERAAYDGLADLVDAPVVTLELTDEHFYHLDVCFAPLTEETALVVPEAFTDEGRARIDALFETVVEVPLDEATGGLACNCHCVDGEHVLLSSGNPETERRLRDAGFTPVPVDTTEFQKAGGSVCCLSLLLG, encoded by the coding sequence ATGTCGACGATCGAACGAACCGTCTACCACGACCGAACCCCGCTGCCGCTGGAGCGAACCGCCCTCCCCGCACGCCCCGACCACGACACCGTCCTGCTGGTCGCGCCGACGTACTTCGACGTTCGCTACCGGATCAACCCCTACATGGGCGGCCGCGTGAACGGCGCACGTGCCCGTAGCGAGTGGGACCGCGTCCGTCAGACGTACGAGCGCTACGCCGAACGGGTCGTCGTCATGGACCCCGACCGCTACGGCACGCCCGACCCGAGCGAGTCCGGGCGCGGGCACGTGGCGCCCGCGTCGCTCCCGGACCTGGTGTTCGCCGCCAACCTCGGCGTCCCGACTGCCGACGGCGACGGGGTCGTCCTCGCGCGGATGGCGACCGCCGAACGCGCCGGCGAACCCGCGCACTTCGCCCGCTGGTGTCGCGCGGTCGGCTACGACGTGTTCGACCTCCCCGGTGACGCCGCCTTCGAGGGCACCGGCGACGCGATTTGGCACCCGGGCCGTCGCCTCCTGTGGGGCGGCTACGGCGTCCGCACCGAGCGCGCGGCGTACGACGGCCTCGCCGACCTCGTCGACGCGCCGGTCGTCACACTGGAGTTGACGGACGAGCACTTCTACCACCTCGACGTCTGCTTCGCGCCGTTGACCGAGGAGACCGCGCTCGTCGTCCCCGAGGCGTTCACCGACGAGGGGCGCGCCCGCATCGACGCCTTGTTCGAGACGGTGGTCGAGGTGCCGCTCGACGAGGCGACGGGCGGACTCGCGTGTAACTGTCACTGCGTCGACGGCGAGCACGTCCTGCTGTCCTCGGGTAACCCCGAGACGGAGCGTCGATTGCGGGACGCAGGATTCACGCCGGTGCCGGTCGACACCACCGAGTTCCAGAAGGCGGGCGGGTCGGTGTGCTGTCTGTCGCTGCTGCTCGGGTGA
- a CDS encoding 2,5-diamino-6-(ribosylamino)-4(3H)-pyrimidinone 5'-phosphate reductase, whose protein sequence is MYVHVNAAVSVDGKLSSRRREQVRISGDDDFDRVDRIRAAADAVLIGVGTVLADDPHLTLDEEDRRVQRLRNGRPGNPARVVADSRARTPTDARILDDEATTYLLVSDRADPQRLDALREAGAEVVEASGDDGRVDFDAAFETLEAEGVERTMVEGGGEVIFSLFDAGLVDELTVYVGSLVVGGREAPTLADGEGFVEGFPSLDLTGVERVDDGVLLSYEA, encoded by the coding sequence GTGTACGTCCACGTCAACGCCGCCGTCTCCGTCGACGGGAAGCTCTCCTCGCGCCGCCGCGAACAGGTCCGCATCAGCGGCGACGACGACTTCGACCGTGTCGACCGCATCCGCGCGGCCGCCGACGCCGTGCTCATCGGCGTCGGCACCGTGCTCGCGGACGACCCGCACCTCACGCTCGACGAGGAGGACCGCCGCGTCCAGCGCCTCCGCAACGGCCGCCCGGGGAACCCCGCCCGCGTCGTCGCCGACTCGCGTGCGCGCACGCCGACGGACGCCCGGATCCTCGACGACGAGGCGACCACGTACCTCCTCGTGAGCGACCGCGCCGACCCACAGCGGCTCGACGCACTCCGCGAAGCCGGCGCCGAGGTCGTCGAGGCGAGCGGCGACGACGGTCGCGTCGACTTCGACGCGGCCTTCGAGACGCTGGAGGCGGAGGGCGTCGAGCGCACCATGGTCGAGGGGGGCGGTGAGGTCATCTTCTCGCTGTTCGACGCCGGCCTCGTCGACGAACTCACCGTCTACGTCGGCTCGCTCGTCGTCGGTGGGCGCGAGGCGCCGACGCTCGCCGACGGCGAGGGGTTCGTCGAGGGGTTCCCGTCGCTGGACTTGACCGGTGTCGAGCGCGTCGACGACGGCGTCCTCCTCTCGTACGAAGCCTGA
- a CDS encoding FUN14 domain-containing protein, which yields MPGPEVIAQLGIDPQKLGLELGTGAVIGGIIGFAAKKVAKLIAVIIGLELALFKFLESREILTVNWDKLGGTFMSAGEAATASTPPTWVQTILSTLSVSAGFTGGFFIGFKRG from the coding sequence ATGCCAGGGCCAGAAGTGATCGCACAGTTGGGAATCGACCCGCAGAAACTCGGGCTGGAACTCGGGACGGGCGCCGTGATCGGCGGGATCATCGGGTTCGCCGCGAAGAAGGTCGCGAAGCTGATCGCCGTCATCATCGGGCTCGAGCTCGCGCTGTTCAAGTTCCTCGAGTCGCGTGAGATCCTCACCGTCAACTGGGACAAGCTCGGGGGCACGTTCATGTCCGCGGGCGAGGCCGCGACCGCGAGCACGCCGCCGACGTGGGTGCAGACGATCCTGTCGACGCTGTCGGTGTCCGCCGGCTTCACCGGCGGCTTCTTCATCGGCTTCAAGCGCGGATAA
- the hflX gene encoding GTPase HflX, translated as MPDRRTGDDLTAVVAKRVDRGRADLTEITELARAAGYEVTGSLTQTRDQDPAYHFGEGKADELAALVAREDADVVIIDNEVGPYQTFNIGSKLPEGAEVIDRFTLILDIFGQRAQTRKAQLQVELAELRYELPRAEVKASLAKRDERPGFMGLGEYDESRERDIKSQISRIKDELDAIAEKEEERRERRRESGFDLVALAGYTNAGKSTLLRRLADDLDVDENAEKHPDIDTTAESQNQLFTTLGTTTRRANTGKRDVLLTDTVGFISDLPHWLVESFKSTLDSVYHADLVLLVVDASESVEEMREKLVTSHDTLYERNEAPIVTVFNKVDRLSDDDLRRKREALSALAPNPVCVSGLTGDRIETLRGRVEAELPDWKRERLLLPLSDDAMSLVSWIHDNGYVDREEYDGRQVDVEFEAPPSVVERARSRAAEVEREAAGSVESA; from the coding sequence ATCCCTGACCGCAGAACCGGCGACGACCTCACCGCCGTCGTCGCCAAACGCGTCGACCGAGGCCGCGCGGACCTGACGGAGATCACCGAACTCGCGCGCGCCGCCGGCTACGAGGTGACCGGGTCGCTCACGCAGACGCGTGACCAGGACCCCGCGTACCACTTCGGCGAGGGGAAGGCGGACGAACTCGCGGCGCTGGTCGCCCGCGAGGACGCCGACGTGGTGATCATCGACAACGAGGTCGGCCCCTACCAGACGTTCAACATCGGCTCGAAACTCCCCGAGGGTGCCGAGGTCATCGACCGCTTCACGCTCATCCTCGACATCTTCGGCCAGCGCGCCCAGACGCGCAAGGCGCAACTGCAGGTCGAACTCGCCGAGTTGCGCTACGAACTCCCGCGTGCGGAGGTGAAAGCGAGCCTCGCCAAGCGCGACGAGCGACCGGGGTTCATGGGGCTGGGCGAGTACGACGAGTCGCGCGAGCGCGACATCAAGTCCCAGATCAGCCGGATCAAAGACGAGTTGGACGCCATCGCCGAGAAGGAGGAAGAGCGGCGCGAGCGCCGCCGCGAGTCCGGGTTCGACCTCGTCGCGCTGGCGGGGTACACGAACGCCGGCAAGTCGACGCTCCTCCGTCGACTCGCGGACGACCTCGACGTCGACGAGAACGCCGAGAAACACCCCGACATCGACACGACCGCGGAGTCGCAAAACCAACTGTTCACGACGCTCGGCACGACCACTCGGCGGGCGAACACGGGCAAGCGCGACGTGCTCCTCACGGACACGGTGGGGTTCATCTCCGACCTGCCGCACTGGCTGGTGGAGTCGTTCAAGTCGACGCTCGACTCGGTGTACCACGCGGACCTCGTCTTGCTCGTCGTCGACGCCAGCGAGTCCGTCGAGGAGATGCGCGAGAAACTCGTCACCTCCCACGACACGCTGTACGAGCGCAACGAGGCGCCCATCGTCACGGTGTTCAACAAGGTCGACCGGCTGAGCGACGACGACCTCCGGCGCAAGCGCGAGGCCCTGTCAGCGCTGGCGCCGAATCCCGTCTGTGTGTCCGGGCTGACGGGTGACCGCATCGAGACGCTCCGAGGTCGCGTCGAAGCCGAACTCCCCGACTGGAAGCGCGAGCGCCTGTTGCTCCCGCTGTCGGACGACGCGATGAGCCTCGTCTCGTGGATCCACGACAACGGGTACGTCGACCGCGAGGAGTACGACGGGCGACAGGTCGACGTGGAGTTCGAGGCGCCCCCCTCGGTCGTCGAGCGCGCCCGCTCGCGCGCCGCCGAGGTCGAACGCGAGGCGGCGGGGTCCGTCGAGTCGGCGTAA
- the moaC gene encoding cyclic pyranopterin monophosphate synthase MoaC, with product MSDDATPDADRDDDLTHTDEAGDVQMVNVGEKPDSSRRAVARGTIHLTESTVEAVRGNELKKGDVLATARVGAVQAVKHTWETIPMCHQIPITNVDTEFTVSEDRIHLEVAVETTGKTGCEMEALEGVTTGLNVVWDMVKAAEKDATGGYPDTRITDVEVVTKEKTVLQ from the coding sequence ATGAGCGACGACGCCACGCCCGACGCCGACCGCGACGACGACCTGACCCACACCGACGAGGCCGGCGACGTGCAGATGGTGAACGTCGGCGAGAAGCCCGACTCCTCGCGCCGCGCGGTCGCCCGCGGCACCATCCACCTCACCGAGTCGACGGTCGAGGCCGTTCGCGGTAACGAGTTGAAGAAGGGCGACGTGCTCGCGACCGCCCGCGTCGGCGCCGTGCAGGCGGTGAAACACACCTGGGAGACGATCCCGATGTGCCACCAGATCCCGATCACGAACGTCGACACGGAGTTCACAGTCTCGGAAGACCGCATCCACCTCGAGGTGGCCGTCGAGACGACGGGGAAGACGGGCTGTGAGATGGAGGCGCTGGAGGGGGTCACCACGGGGCTGAACGTCGTCTGGGACATGGTGAAGGCCGCCGAGAAGGACGCGACCGGGGGCTACCCCGACACCCGGATCACGGACGTGGAAGTCGTGACGAAAGAGAAGACGGTACTGCAGTAG
- a CDS encoding NAD(P)H-hydrate dehydratase — protein MITSERMAMVDRNAAALGVPRKQLMESSGNAVARLVRGHADPGDRVLLVCGRGNNGGDAAVAARFLADYDAHAVLLGRPETITTDIARENWEALVDSEASTAVVGDSRAFALDEYAPDLVVDAMLGTGVTGALREPEATVARQVNAADVPVVSVDVPSGVDADTGEAAGVAVDADAVVTFHDEKPGLADLEAAVTVADIGIPTAAETFVGPGDLRALDRASDSHKGDNGEVLVVGGGPYTGAPALSARAALRAGADLVRVACPDHVAREIQGYGPDVIVRPFAGEHLAPPHVERILDLAAGHDTVVFGPGLGDNESTLDAVGEFLAGYDGRAVVDADALQVVPEVDTDAELICTPHQGELQKMGGTTADDWRDRADLVREFAAEVGHTLLVKGAYDVVSDGDEVRVGRTGNPGMTVGGTGDVLAGVTGALAAQIESPLQAAALAAYANGRAGDDAAEAYGNGLAASDLPDRIPQALRDEGE, from the coding sequence ATGATCACCTCCGAGCGGATGGCGATGGTCGACCGCAACGCCGCGGCGCTCGGCGTCCCCCGCAAGCAACTGATGGAGTCGTCGGGCAACGCCGTCGCCCGGCTAGTCCGCGGTCACGCCGACCCGGGCGACCGTGTCCTGCTCGTGTGCGGGCGCGGGAACAACGGCGGCGACGCGGCGGTCGCCGCTCGCTTCCTCGCCGACTACGACGCCCACGCGGTGCTGCTCGGTCGCCCCGAGACGATCACGACCGACATCGCACGCGAGAACTGGGAGGCGCTCGTCGACAGCGAAGCGTCGACGGCGGTCGTCGGCGACTCGCGCGCGTTCGCCCTCGACGAGTACGCGCCGGATCTGGTCGTCGACGCGATGCTCGGCACCGGCGTGACGGGCGCGCTCCGCGAACCGGAGGCGACCGTCGCCCGGCAGGTCAACGCCGCCGACGTGCCCGTCGTCTCCGTCGACGTGCCCTCCGGCGTCGACGCGGACACGGGCGAGGCGGCGGGCGTCGCCGTCGACGCCGACGCCGTCGTCACCTTCCACGACGAGAAGCCCGGCCTCGCCGACCTCGAGGCCGCCGTCACGGTCGCCGACATCGGCATCCCGACCGCCGCCGAGACGTTCGTCGGCCCGGGCGACCTCCGCGCGCTCGACCGCGCGAGCGACTCCCACAAGGGCGACAACGGCGAGGTGCTCGTCGTCGGCGGCGGGCCGTACACCGGCGCTCCGGCGCTCTCGGCCCGCGCGGCCCTCCGGGCTGGCGCCGACCTCGTGCGGGTCGCCTGCCCCGACCACGTCGCCCGCGAGATTCAGGGGTACGGCCCCGACGTCATCGTCCGCCCGTTCGCTGGCGAGCACCTCGCGCCGCCGCACGTCGAGCGCATCCTCGACCTCGCCGCGGGCCACGACACCGTCGTCTTCGGGCCAGGACTCGGGGACAACGAGTCCACGCTCGACGCCGTCGGCGAGTTCCTCGCGGGGTACGACGGGCGGGCGGTCGTCGACGCCGACGCGCTCCAGGTCGTCCCCGAGGTCGACACCGACGCCGAGTTGATCTGCACGCCACACCAGGGCGAGTTGCAGAAGATGGGCGGCACCACTGCAGACGACTGGCGCGACCGCGCCGACCTCGTCCGCGAGTTCGCCGCCGAGGTCGGTCACACGCTCCTCGTGAAGGGAGCGTACGACGTGGTCAGCGACGGCGACGAGGTTCGCGTCGGGCGGACCGGCAACCCCGGGATGACCGTCGGCGGCACCGGCGACGTGCTCGCCGGCGTGACGGGCGCGCTGGCGGCACAGATCGAGTCGCCGCTGCAGGCGGCGGCGCTGGCGGCGTACGCGAACGGTCGCGCGGGCGACGACGCCGCCGAGGCGTACGGGAACGGCCTCGCGGCCTCCGACCTCCCGGATCGCATCCCACAAGCCCTCCGAGACGAAGGGGAGTGA
- a CDS encoding bis(5'-nucleosyl)-tetraphosphatase, with protein MPVEATSAGAILFRDTRGRREYLLLKSRPGDWEFPKGGVEGEEELQQTAIREVTEEAGVEDFRLIDGFREEYDYVFEAGGNTIHKTVHLFIAHSFEASAELSTEHRDLQWRDYEQALNTITQDGPRDILREAHEYLDELQATDAEGYLLGTEN; from the coding sequence ATGCCGGTCGAAGCGACTAGCGCTGGAGCCATCCTCTTCCGCGACACCCGCGGCCGCAGGGAGTACTTGCTCCTGAAGAGCCGACCCGGGGACTGGGAGTTTCCCAAGGGCGGGGTCGAAGGGGAAGAGGAACTCCAGCAGACGGCGATCAGAGAAGTGACTGAGGAGGCGGGGGTCGAAGACTTCCGTCTCATCGACGGCTTCCGCGAGGAGTACGACTACGTGTTCGAGGCGGGCGGCAACACCATCCACAAGACGGTGCACCTGTTCATCGCCCACTCGTTCGAAGCCTCCGCGGAACTGTCGACCGAACACCGCGACCTGCAGTGGCGCGACTACGAGCAGGCGCTCAACACCATCACGCAGGACGGTCCCCGCGACATCCTGCGCGAGGCCCACGAGTACCTCGACGAACTCCAGGCGACCGACGCCGAGGGGTACCTGTTGGGCACCGAGAACTGA
- a CDS encoding ribosome assembly factor SBDS: MISLDEAVTARLESHGTRFEVLIDPDAALAMKRGEFDGELEDVIAAEDVFENASRGDRPPEEDVEEVFGTTDPMEIIPEVVRRGEIQITAEQRKEMLEQKKKQLINKITRNAVNPQMDDAPHPPERIERALEEAGFTIEPMEPVENQIDDALEALRPVIPIRFDEVTIAVQLPADYAGSGQAKVREFGDLEREEWQNDGSWVGVVTFPAGLQNEFYDLVNEVSQGEADTRVVKEEDEISRR, encoded by the coding sequence ATGATATCACTCGACGAGGCCGTCACGGCGCGGTTGGAATCGCACGGCACCCGCTTCGAAGTCCTCATCGACCCGGACGCGGCGCTCGCGATGAAGCGCGGCGAGTTCGACGGAGAACTGGAAGACGTGATCGCCGCCGAGGACGTGTTCGAGAACGCCTCCCGCGGCGACCGACCGCCCGAGGAGGACGTCGAGGAGGTGTTCGGCACGACCGACCCGATGGAGATCATCCCGGAGGTCGTCCGCCGCGGCGAGATCCAGATCACCGCCGAGCAGCGCAAGGAGATGCTCGAACAGAAGAAGAAACAGCTCATCAACAAGATCACCCGCAACGCGGTGAACCCGCAGATGGACGACGCGCCCCACCCGCCCGAGCGCATCGAGCGGGCGCTGGAGGAGGCCGGCTTCACCATCGAACCGATGGAACCGGTCGAGAACCAGATCGACGACGCGCTGGAGGCGCTGCGCCCGGTGATCCCGATCCGGTTCGACGAGGTGACCATCGCGGTGCAGTTGCCCGCCGACTACGCCGGCTCCGGCCAGGCGAAGGTGCGCGAGTTCGGTGACCTCGAACGCGAGGAGTGGCAGAACGACGGCTCGTGGGTCGGCGTCGTGACGTTCCCCGCGGGGCTCCAAAACGAGTTCTACGACCTCGTGAACGAGGTGTCCCAGGGGGAGGCGGACACGCGCGTCGTCAAAGAGGAAGACGAGATCAGTCGGCGGTAA